The Acidobacteriota bacterium sequence CGTCCTGCGCCAGCAGTTCGTGTGTTTCAAGCTGGCCAACGCCCGGCTTCAGCCGCGCCGCTTTGCGGTTTTCCCAAGCGGCGTCGGCTGCAAGCCGAGGTCATGCCGCCCCTCGTTTGGGCTCCGTATGCAAGGCCTCGATGACCGCTTTGGGATTCCGCGCGGCCACGCGGAGGAGCGCCAACGCCGGGCCGTCTGGCGTGCGCCGCCCCTGCTCCCAGTTGCGCAGGGTGGCCACGCTGACTCCGATCAGCAGGGCGAACTCGGTCTGGGACGCGCCGAGCTTGGCCCGAACCGCCTGAACATCGGTCGGCCGGAAAGCCGTGGTCCGAGAGGGGCGCCGAGTGCCCCGCCGGATCTCACCCGCTTGGCGCACGCTGGCGAGCAGGTCTTGAAACGCGGCGTCCTTCACTTGAATTCCTCCCGAACCACGCGAGCCAGTTGACGGGTCTGATTCGGCGTCAGGTCGCCCTGCTCGGCTTTGGTGTAGGCATACACCATGTAGAACACCTGGTCGCGCCCCGCCCAGTAGTAGATGACGCGGAGCCCGCCACGCTTGCCGGCACCGGCGGTCGCTCACCGCACCTTGCGGAGGCCGCCCGTCCCTCGAATCACGGGTCCCTGCTCGGGGCGCAACATGAGCGCGATCTGCAGTTGGCGATACTGATCGTCGTCGAGATGCCGACGCACCGCGGCCGTGAACGCCGGCGTCTCGACGAAGCGCATCGGCTATAGTATGCGCCAATGGCGTAGTCATGTCCACTCAGCGTCGATTCGACATCTTGTCGGCCTAACGCCCGCGCATCAGCCGCGGCGCCAACGCGCCGTCGGCTGCAGCGGCGTGTTAGCCCGCTC is a genomic window containing:
- a CDS encoding helix-turn-helix domain-containing protein → MKDAAFQDLLASVRQAGEIRRGTRRPSRTTAFRPTDVQAVRAKLGASQTEFALLIGVSVATLRNWEQGRRTPDGPALALLRVAARNPKAVIEALHTEPKRGAA